A genomic region of Paludisphaera rhizosphaerae contains the following coding sequences:
- a CDS encoding TIGR01777 family oxidoreductase — MRVFITGGSGLIGRRLARRVLEKGGTPVVLSRHTDALRRDRSMRDFEFVQGDPTTLGRWREAVDGCDAVVNLVGHSVFGERWSGEVKRKIRDSRVYSTDNVVTAISAAKKRPSVLVQASAIGYYGPKDDEVLEESAPSGTDFLAVVCREWEDASAGVDALGVRRAVVRIGVVLAPGEGALKTMTPLFKLGPGVPVGGDGPFSPARGLQWMSWIHVDDVVGILEMALSNSNAVGPINGVAPNPVRNADFSRALSNVLWKPYAPWRVFLPIGPPNALLRLVLGEVASVVTKGQRVIPRRAAELGYAFQFPELAEALEDVFLPSGSASIAH; from the coding sequence ATGCGCGTCTTCATCACGGGCGGATCCGGGCTCATCGGGAGGAGGCTCGCCCGGCGAGTGCTGGAGAAAGGCGGGACGCCCGTCGTCTTGTCTCGTCACACCGACGCCCTCCGCCGCGATCGCTCGATGAGGGACTTCGAGTTCGTCCAGGGGGATCCCACCACGCTCGGCCGTTGGCGGGAGGCCGTTGACGGCTGCGACGCCGTCGTGAACCTCGTCGGCCACAGCGTCTTCGGCGAGCGCTGGAGCGGAGAGGTCAAACGGAAGATCCGCGACAGCCGAGTCTATTCGACCGACAACGTCGTTACGGCGATCTCGGCGGCGAAGAAGCGGCCGAGCGTCCTGGTTCAGGCGTCGGCTATCGGCTACTACGGGCCGAAGGATGACGAAGTGTTGGAGGAGTCGGCACCGTCGGGGACCGATTTCCTGGCCGTCGTCTGCCGCGAGTGGGAGGACGCCTCGGCGGGCGTCGACGCCCTGGGCGTGCGCCGGGCGGTCGTGCGGATCGGCGTGGTTCTGGCTCCCGGTGAAGGGGCGTTGAAGACCATGACGCCGCTCTTCAAGCTCGGCCCGGGCGTCCCTGTCGGCGGCGACGGCCCTTTCAGCCCGGCGCGGGGACTTCAGTGGATGAGCTGGATCCACGTCGACGACGTCGTCGGGATCCTCGAAATGGCCCTCAGCAACTCGAACGCCGTCGGTCCGATCAACGGGGTCGCCCCCAACCCCGTCCGGAACGCCGACTTTTCCCGGGCGCTCTCGAACGTCCTCTGGAAACCGTACGCCCCCTGGCGGGTCTTCCTCCCGATCGGCCCGCCGAACGCCCTGCTCCGCCTGGTGCTCGGAGAGGTCGCCAGCGTCGTCACGAAAGGCCAGCGCGTGATCCCGCGCCGGGCTGCGGAATTGGGGTACGCCTTCCAATTTCCCGAATTGGCCGAGGCTCTCGAGGACGTATTTCTCCCGTCCGGGTCCGCGTCGATCGCCCATTGA
- a CDS encoding acyl carrier protein: MEDIQKDVHTFILTEFLPGEDPSELTESTPLITGGILDSITTLKLVVYLEERFGITVEAHEAGVEHLDSIKQIADLVAEKKAA; the protein is encoded by the coding sequence ATGGAAGATATCCAGAAAGACGTCCACACGTTCATCCTGACCGAGTTCCTGCCAGGCGAGGATCCGTCCGAGCTGACCGAATCGACCCCGCTCATCACCGGCGGCATCCTCGACTCGATCACGACGCTCAAGCTGGTCGTCTATCTGGAAGAGCGGTTCGGCATCACCGTCGAAGCCCACGAAGCGGGCGTCGAGCACCTGGACTCGATCAAGCAGATCGCCGATCTCGTCGCTGAGAAGAAGGCGGCCTGA
- a CDS encoding serine/threonine-protein kinase has product MASPEIPRSDGRTPADLLPVLQSSGILSDRQFEDVCGRVATGEYPSAPVKLAERLIRDRFITPYQAKRLLANKPYGMVVGRYVILDRIGAGSMGRVYKAHHQMMDRVVALKIIAPEIASNDRVVARFQREMKLVGRLDHPNVVRAYDADRANRVLYIVMEYVNGESLGDRLRRGPVPAAEMIDYASQAALGLAHAHSQGMVHRDIKPSNILVGDDRKVKILDLGLGVLMEADDGATFATADGIAVGTVDYMSPEQALGKDVDGRSDLFSLGCSMYHLMTGKHAFPGASPIDRLGRRISNPHIPITEYLPDFPSNAQRVLDKLLALKPQDRFENATEASEALQALIRPKTRKPTPAPPPSPPSPSLPPDDSLPEPTPPPAVVAVSTVPPPAPAVRYPQWFAPLASTAAERPALLLSVILAAFAGTFAAGVAAGYLLK; this is encoded by the coding sequence ATGGCGAGCCCCGAAATCCCGAGGTCCGACGGCCGAACGCCGGCCGATCTCCTGCCGGTCCTCCAATCCTCGGGGATCCTCTCCGACCGCCAGTTCGAGGACGTCTGCGGCCGGGTCGCCACCGGCGAATACCCCTCCGCCCCCGTGAAACTGGCCGAACGCCTGATCCGAGACCGATTCATCACCCCCTATCAGGCCAAAAGGCTTTTGGCCAACAAGCCTTACGGGATGGTCGTCGGCCGATACGTGATCCTCGACCGGATCGGGGCCGGCTCGATGGGGAGGGTCTACAAGGCCCACCATCAAATGATGGACCGGGTGGTCGCCCTCAAGATCATCGCTCCGGAAATCGCCTCCAACGACCGCGTCGTGGCTCGCTTTCAGCGCGAGATGAAGCTGGTGGGCCGGCTCGACCACCCCAACGTCGTCCGCGCCTACGACGCCGACCGCGCCAACCGCGTCCTCTACATCGTCATGGAGTACGTCAACGGCGAGAGCCTGGGCGACCGCCTCCGTCGCGGGCCGGTCCCCGCCGCGGAGATGATCGACTACGCGTCGCAGGCCGCGCTGGGGCTGGCCCACGCCCACTCCCAGGGGATGGTCCACCGCGACATCAAACCGTCGAACATCCTGGTGGGGGACGACCGCAAGGTAAAGATCCTCGACCTCGGCCTGGGCGTCCTGATGGAGGCCGACGACGGGGCGACGTTCGCCACGGCTGACGGCATCGCCGTGGGGACGGTCGACTACATGTCCCCCGAGCAGGCGCTGGGGAAAGACGTCGACGGCCGCAGCGACCTGTTCAGCCTCGGCTGCTCCATGTACCACCTGATGACCGGCAAACACGCCTTCCCTGGCGCCTCGCCGATCGACCGCCTGGGACGCCGGATCAGCAACCCGCACATTCCCATCACCGAGTACCTGCCGGACTTCCCCTCCAACGCCCAGCGCGTGCTGGACAAACTCCTGGCGTTGAAGCCTCAGGACCGCTTCGAGAACGCGACCGAAGCCTCCGAGGCCCTCCAGGCGTTGATCCGCCCAAAAACTCGCAAGCCGACGCCCGCTCCCCCCCCGTCGCCGCCGTCGCCTTCGCTCCCCCCCGACGACTCTCTCCCCGAGCCCACGCCCCCCCCGGCCGTCGTCGCCGTCTCGACGGTTCCCCCGCCAGCGCCGGCCGTCCGCTACCCGCAATGGTTCGCTCCCCTGGCCTCCACGGCCGCCGAACGCCCAGCCCTGCTGCTCTCGGTGATCCTGGCTGCTTTCGCCGGGACCTTCGCCGCTGGAGTCGCGGCGGGTTATCTGCTGAAGTAA
- a CDS encoding GH3 family domain-containing protein, whose product MNATASLTALTGSVPARRLVNRAFQVHARARMHRLAAIDPIREQERTIRRLSAFARETRFGRDHGLGGVRSVEGFQRRVPIRTYEEMWADYLRARYPVFDNLAWPGRIPYLALTSGTTQGATKYIPVSHEMVRSNRKAAQTVTAAHMAARPGSRLFEGRIFFLGGTTQLEEPAPGVRQGDLSGVAAIELAEALRPYTFPPLDLALESDWDQKLERLASRSIRERITLVSGVPSWLLMLFRRVLEITGESTIAEVWPRLELVVHGGVKFAPYEARFRDVVGSDAVRLQETYPCSEGFIAFGDPESGLLRLLVDHGIFYEFIPVAEYQEGEQPKTRHWLGNVQTGVDYVIVVSTCAGMWGHVIGDTVRFESLDPPLLRFTGRTKYTLSAFGEHLIYEEVEAAIAEAADAERASVREWHVGPVFGDALGFHQYVIEFENFPDDAATFRERLDAALLRRNDDYRSHRGPGSGFPTPALIAARPGAFEGWMRSRGKLGGQHKVPRMDAGGALTRDLVEYLRGAGMVVEEVPAGVIPV is encoded by the coding sequence ATGAACGCGACAGCCTCTCTCACCGCCCTCACCGGATCGGTCCCAGCCCGCAGGCTCGTCAACCGGGCGTTCCAGGTGCATGCCCGGGCCCGCATGCACAGGCTGGCCGCGATCGACCCGATCCGCGAACAGGAGCGGACGATCCGGCGGCTCTCCGCCTTCGCCCGCGAGACCCGCTTCGGCCGCGACCACGGCCTGGGCGGAGTCAGGTCGGTCGAGGGCTTCCAACGACGCGTTCCGATCCGGACCTACGAGGAGATGTGGGCCGACTATCTTCGCGCCCGTTATCCCGTCTTTGACAACCTCGCCTGGCCCGGACGCATCCCTTACCTCGCCCTGACCAGCGGCACGACTCAGGGAGCGACCAAGTACATCCCCGTCTCGCACGAGATGGTCCGCTCGAATCGCAAGGCCGCTCAGACCGTCACCGCCGCGCACATGGCGGCGCGGCCGGGGTCGCGACTCTTCGAGGGCCGGATCTTCTTTCTCGGCGGGACGACCCAGTTGGAAGAGCCCGCTCCGGGCGTCCGGCAGGGGGACCTCAGCGGCGTCGCGGCGATCGAGCTGGCCGAGGCGCTTCGGCCCTACACGTTCCCGCCCCTCGACCTGGCCCTGGAATCGGACTGGGACCAGAAGCTGGAGCGGCTCGCCTCGCGGAGCATTCGCGAGCGGATCACGCTCGTCAGCGGCGTCCCCAGTTGGCTGTTGATGCTCTTCCGTCGCGTGCTCGAAATCACCGGCGAGTCGACCATCGCCGAGGTCTGGCCGCGCCTCGAGTTGGTCGTCCACGGCGGCGTGAAGTTCGCCCCCTACGAGGCGAGGTTCCGCGACGTGGTCGGCTCGGACGCCGTCCGGCTCCAGGAGACGTATCCCTGCTCCGAGGGCTTCATCGCCTTCGGCGACCCGGAATCAGGCCTGCTCCGGTTGCTCGTCGATCACGGGATCTTCTATGAGTTCATCCCCGTCGCCGAGTACCAGGAAGGGGAGCAGCCGAAAACGCGGCACTGGCTGGGAAACGTCCAGACGGGCGTCGACTATGTGATCGTCGTATCGACGTGCGCCGGGATGTGGGGACACGTGATCGGCGACACCGTCCGCTTCGAGTCGCTCGACCCTCCCCTGCTCCGCTTCACTGGCCGGACGAAGTACACCCTGTCGGCCTTCGGCGAGCATCTGATCTACGAGGAGGTCGAGGCCGCGATCGCCGAGGCGGCTGATGCAGAACGGGCGAGCGTCCGCGAGTGGCACGTCGGCCCGGTGTTCGGCGACGCCCTGGGATTCCATCAATATGTGATCGAGTTTGAAAACTTCCCTGACGACGCAGCGACGTTCCGGGAACGGCTCGACGCGGCCCTGCTGCGGCGAAACGACGACTACCGGTCCCATCGCGGGCCAGGCTCGGGCTTCCCGACGCCCGCTCTGATCGCGGCCCGGCCGGGAGCCTTTGAGGGCTGGATGCGGTCGCGTGGAAAGCTCGGCGGGCAGCACAAGGTCCCACGAATGGACGCGGGCGGCGCGCTGACGCGGGACCTGGTGGAGTATCTGCGGGGGGCGGGGATGGTCGTCGAGGAGGTTCCGGCGGGCGTGATACCCGTTTGA
- a CDS encoding alpha/beta fold hydrolase, protein MPPRVLKWIDLPRPNLRSGSRTPLVMVNGLAEQAESWFANKRQLSRRFDVRTPEILTYDSDDLHHWIEAGNEVTVDYLAGRLAAFLEGARVNAPYHLVASSLGCQVALTYAVANPSKVGRMVLLCPSGFHGDENMPMIDGVRRSRYDSLVGSVFHKPRFADDRLIAAYERKFQNRRWKKGVLKTLRGTVGHSVADLLPRVVNPTLVVWGADDQVLSDVPGSILAAKRIPSVRQAVVADCGHAPQIEKSRIINQMIVRFLNDRLGPIPRPLDANRFLAAREAVPLLRSPS, encoded by the coding sequence ATGCCCCCCCGCGTGCTCAAATGGATCGACCTCCCCCGCCCGAACCTCCGGAGCGGGTCTCGCACGCCCCTGGTGATGGTCAACGGTCTGGCCGAGCAGGCTGAAAGCTGGTTCGCCAACAAGCGACAGCTTTCGCGACGGTTCGACGTGAGGACTCCCGAGATCCTCACTTACGACTCCGACGACCTCCATCACTGGATCGAAGCCGGCAACGAGGTGACCGTCGACTATCTCGCCGGCCGGCTGGCGGCTTTCCTGGAAGGGGCGCGAGTCAACGCTCCTTACCACCTCGTCGCGTCGAGCCTGGGCTGCCAGGTCGCCCTGACGTACGCGGTCGCGAACCCTTCGAAGGTCGGCCGGATGGTCCTGCTCTGCCCCTCCGGATTTCACGGCGACGAGAACATGCCGATGATCGACGGCGTCCGCCGCAGCCGCTACGACAGCCTTGTGGGCTCGGTCTTCCACAAGCCCCGGTTCGCCGACGACCGACTCATCGCGGCCTACGAGCGAAAGTTCCAGAACCGGCGCTGGAAGAAAGGGGTCTTGAAGACGCTCCGGGGGACGGTCGGCCACTCGGTCGCGGACCTGCTCCCCAGAGTCGTCAATCCGACGCTCGTCGTCTGGGGGGCCGACGATCAGGTCCTCTCGGACGTCCCCGGTTCGATCCTCGCCGCGAAGCGAATCCCCAGCGTCCGCCAGGCCGTCGTGGCCGACTGCGGGCACGCCCCCCAGATCGAGAAATCTCGAATCATCAATCAGATGATCGTCCGCTTCCTCAACGATCGACTGGGCCCGATCCCGCGCCCGCTCGACGCCAATCGGTTCCTGGCCGCCCGCGAGGCCGTCCCCCTTCTCCGCTCCCCCTCCTGA
- a CDS encoding cytosine permease, which translates to MSTETIPTSSPLPDYIASATPNPPANRAPWYSNTAPTFAGIFLWFVFWNSMSGNGLSVGGLLASLGGVVVGALICHFLFYLAPGLLGMKTGLPLYVVGTSTFGAIGGLIMPGFLMGALQFGWLGVNAYGSADALMQGFGGDKNMFYALAVVWTVVAAFVGLKGIQYVAKVATFLPIIPLVVLIVGLAYFGASAFSYKPGVVVEGSSGGMAALFGMIGAIVGFFGTAGAAGVDFGTNSRDANDVKMGGLIGVVVAIILTAGISLLVVAGARATGAIPETENLMTAALNVKLTGGLYKAIMIGLTLASFPGACFSSFIAANSFKTVMPKVNPLVSVGIGTVVSIILAVTGLAANLPSVFGIIGASFGPICGAMTADYILNGYRWSGPRAGFNPAGWVAWAVGFFVGVMPNLHAVAPAIPAVPAAPVAAYIVGFILYYVLYTAGLKTPVLDMPQRIDV; encoded by the coding sequence CGCCCAATCCGCCGGCGAACCGGGCGCCCTGGTATTCGAACACCGCGCCGACGTTCGCGGGGATCTTCCTCTGGTTCGTCTTCTGGAATTCGATGTCGGGCAACGGCCTGAGCGTCGGCGGCCTGTTGGCGAGCCTGGGCGGCGTGGTCGTCGGCGCCCTGATCTGCCACTTCCTCTTCTACCTGGCGCCCGGCCTGCTCGGCATGAAGACGGGCCTGCCTCTTTATGTGGTGGGAACGTCGACCTTCGGCGCGATCGGCGGGCTGATCATGCCGGGCTTCCTGATGGGAGCGCTCCAGTTCGGCTGGCTGGGGGTTAACGCCTACGGCTCGGCCGACGCCTTGATGCAGGGCTTCGGCGGCGACAAGAACATGTTCTACGCCCTGGCGGTGGTCTGGACGGTCGTCGCGGCGTTCGTCGGACTGAAAGGCATTCAGTACGTCGCCAAGGTCGCGACGTTTCTGCCGATCATCCCGCTGGTCGTCCTGATCGTCGGCCTGGCCTACTTCGGGGCGTCGGCGTTCAGCTACAAGCCCGGCGTGGTCGTCGAGGGGAGCAGCGGCGGGATGGCGGCCCTCTTCGGCATGATCGGCGCGATCGTCGGCTTCTTCGGCACGGCCGGCGCGGCGGGCGTCGACTTCGGCACCAACAGCCGAGACGCCAACGACGTCAAGATGGGCGGCCTGATCGGCGTGGTGGTCGCCATCATCCTGACGGCCGGGATCTCGCTCCTGGTCGTCGCCGGCGCCCGCGCCACCGGCGCGATCCCGGAGACCGAGAACCTGATGACCGCGGCCCTGAACGTGAAGCTCACGGGCGGCCTGTACAAGGCGATCATGATCGGCCTGACGCTGGCCTCGTTCCCGGGCGCCTGCTTCTCGTCGTTCATCGCGGCGAACAGCTTCAAGACGGTCATGCCGAAGGTGAACCCGCTGGTCTCGGTCGGGATCGGCACCGTGGTCAGCATTATCCTGGCTGTGACGGGGCTGGCCGCGAACTTGCCGAGCGTCTTCGGCATCATCGGCGCCTCGTTCGGCCCAATCTGCGGCGCCATGACGGCCGACTACATCTTGAACGGCTATCGCTGGAGCGGCCCCCGCGCCGGCTTCAACCCGGCCGGCTGGGTGGCCTGGGCGGTTGGCTTCTTCGTCGGCGTCATGCCCAACCTGCACGCCGTCGCCCCGGCGATCCCGGCCGTCCCCGCCGCGCCGGTGGCCGCCTACATCGTCGGCTTCATCCTCTACTACGTCCTCTACACGGCCGGCCTCAAGACGCCCGTGCTGGACATGCCTCAGCGGATCGACGTCTGA
- a CDS encoding alkaline phosphatase family protein — protein MPSTPSRVLFVGLDGGTRAALDPILDRGWMPNLAALWRRSAVGGLRSTDPMVTPVAWTSFSTGCTPLTHGVHDFNYLDHSDGTIREHDAATVRRSTIWEVLANQGRSIVSLGLPLTYPAPKIRGILVGGADSPDRDEAFAQCPEFDGLLRDEVPDYTHKLVWKRRPRTAEEAMEQARRCSAIFAAQAEAAYRADARVDWTAMMVHYHNLDSLQHRMWPYFDVDDTGVREAGFTESVEQSLRALDASIGRLLDLAADRDAAVVVVSDHGFGPCRQLVNVNGMLRAAGLQRTRVYGTRFRYRAIRLLERFRRWRALREPGGKAPTKIRPIDGQISCDWSRTVAFAPFGQLCGNIFLNREAVSGAAADRALDEIVTMMADARDPETGDRLFADVYATAERFGVDPADEGMPDVFALSADGYQAQAKWSERYRNTIMMPDPGLPATHYVQGVLAIDAPGVRPGHSLEAELHDLAPTALTLLGLDVPSFMEGRVLQEAFDEPLSSARRPALAAIIEGA, from the coding sequence ATGCCATCGACTCCATCGCGCGTGCTCTTCGTGGGACTCGACGGGGGCACGCGCGCCGCGCTCGACCCGATCCTCGACCGCGGCTGGATGCCCAACCTCGCCGCTCTCTGGCGTCGCTCCGCCGTCGGCGGCCTGCGATCGACCGATCCAATGGTGACGCCCGTCGCCTGGACGTCGTTCTCCACCGGCTGCACGCCTCTGACGCACGGCGTTCACGACTTCAACTATCTGGACCACTCCGACGGCACGATCCGCGAGCACGACGCGGCGACCGTCCGCCGGTCGACGATCTGGGAAGTTCTTGCGAATCAGGGACGCTCGATCGTCAGCCTGGGCCTGCCGCTGACCTACCCCGCCCCGAAGATCCGAGGGATCCTGGTCGGAGGCGCCGATTCCCCGGATCGCGACGAGGCCTTCGCCCAGTGTCCGGAGTTCGACGGGCTGCTGCGGGACGAGGTCCCCGACTACACGCACAAGCTCGTCTGGAAGCGTCGCCCGCGCACGGCCGAGGAGGCGATGGAACAGGCCCGCCGCTGCTCGGCGATCTTCGCCGCCCAGGCCGAGGCCGCCTACCGCGCCGATGCTCGCGTGGACTGGACGGCCATGATGGTCCACTACCACAACCTGGACAGCCTCCAGCATCGCATGTGGCCCTACTTCGACGTGGATGACACGGGCGTCCGCGAGGCCGGCTTCACTGAGTCCGTCGAGCAATCGCTCCGGGCGCTCGACGCCTCCATCGGCCGGCTGCTGGACCTGGCCGCGGATCGCGACGCGGCGGTAGTCGTCGTCTCCGACCACGGCTTCGGGCCCTGCCGGCAACTGGTGAACGTCAACGGAATGCTCCGCGCCGCGGGCCTTCAGCGCACGCGGGTTTATGGGACGCGCTTCCGCTACCGGGCGATCCGTCTGCTGGAGCGGTTCCGCCGCTGGCGGGCGCTTCGCGAGCCGGGCGGGAAGGCGCCGACGAAGATCCGGCCGATCGACGGCCAGATCTCGTGCGACTGGTCCCGGACGGTCGCCTTCGCCCCCTTCGGCCAGCTTTGCGGCAACATCTTCCTGAACCGCGAGGCCGTCTCGGGCGCCGCCGCCGATCGCGCGCTGGACGAGATCGTGACGATGATGGCCGACGCCCGCGATCCCGAGACCGGCGACCGGCTCTTCGCCGACGTTTACGCCACGGCCGAGCGCTTCGGCGTCGACCCAGCCGACGAGGGTATGCCCGACGTTTTCGCCCTCTCGGCCGACGGCTACCAGGCCCAGGCCAAGTGGTCCGAGCGCTATCGCAACACGATCATGATGCCCGACCCCGGCCTGCCGGCCACGCACTACGTCCAGGGCGTATTGGCGATCGACGCCCCCGGCGTCCGCCCGGGCCACTCGCTCGAGGCCGAGCTGCACGATCTCGCGCCGACGGCCCTGACGCTGCTGGGCCTCGACGTCCCCTCGTTCATGGAGGGCCGGGTGCTGCAAGAGGCGTTCGACGAGCCCCTGTCGTCGGCCCGCCGGCCCGCTCTCGCCGCGATCATTGAAGGTGCCTGA
- a CDS encoding HAD family hydrolase, with protein sequence MSAPSDPQQALRDFPRRHDFFIGIDSDGCAFDTMEVKHKECFIPNIIDAYDLAAISKYVREAAEFVNLYSHWRGINRFPALTMAFDLVMNRPEVVARRFKMPALEGVRAWIQRETKLSNPTLKAEVAKTNDADLTLALKWSEAVNKTVTQIVHDVPPFPYVRESLECLQDKADVMVVSATPGEALEREWEENGIKPYVGLIAGQELGSKKEHLALAAVGKYDLNKILMIGDAPGDMKAAFDNNVLFYPIDPVYEDQSWQRFFEEALPKFLNGDYAGAYMDAQVARFQTLLPTTPPWKTV encoded by the coding sequence ATGTCGGCGCCGAGCGACCCCCAGCAGGCCTTGCGAGACTTCCCCCGGCGCCACGATTTCTTCATCGGGATCGACAGCGACGGCTGCGCGTTCGACACGATGGAGGTGAAGCATAAAGAGTGCTTCATCCCCAACATCATCGACGCTTACGACCTGGCGGCGATCTCCAAGTACGTCCGCGAGGCGGCCGAATTCGTCAACCTGTACTCGCACTGGCGGGGCATCAACCGCTTCCCGGCGCTCACCATGGCCTTCGACCTGGTGATGAACCGGCCCGAGGTCGTCGCCCGGCGGTTCAAGATGCCGGCGCTCGAAGGCGTCCGAGCCTGGATCCAGCGCGAGACGAAGCTCTCCAACCCCACCCTCAAAGCCGAGGTCGCCAAGACCAACGACGCCGACCTGACTCTGGCCCTGAAGTGGAGCGAGGCCGTCAACAAGACGGTCACCCAGATCGTCCACGACGTTCCGCCGTTCCCCTACGTCCGCGAGTCGCTGGAGTGCCTCCAGGACAAGGCCGACGTCATGGTCGTTTCCGCCACGCCGGGCGAGGCGCTCGAGCGTGAGTGGGAAGAGAACGGGATCAAGCCCTACGTCGGCCTGATCGCCGGCCAGGAGCTGGGGAGCAAGAAGGAACACCTGGCGCTGGCGGCCGTCGGCAAGTACGACTTGAACAAGATCCTGATGATCGGCGACGCCCCCGGCGACATGAAGGCCGCCTTCGATAACAACGTCCTCTTCTACCCGATCGATCCGGTTTACGAGGACCAGTCGTGGCAGCGGTTTTTCGAGGAAGCTCTCCCCAAGTTCCTCAACGGCGACTACGCCGGCGCTTACATGGACGCCCAGGTCGCCCGTTTCCAGACCCTCCTGCCGACCACGCCGCCGTGGAAGACGGTCTGA
- the olsG gene encoding ornithine lipid N-methyltransferase — protein sequence MSDFILFLGKFLRHGTAIASLAPSSRWLAQATVSNIDWSIPNVIVELGAGTGPITRVLAERSSPVDRVLVVERDPDFARMLRDRFGGLPNLELIEGDARDLAGMLHDRGIDRVDHVVSGLPTPSLPKDVQRELIRVVGQVLKPEGTFNQITEMPWVYRGLYRRLFEDVQFHFEPRNFPPAGVYICRGVRPPVEAL from the coding sequence ATGAGCGATTTCATCCTGTTCCTGGGCAAGTTCCTCCGACACGGGACAGCCATCGCCAGCCTCGCGCCCAGCAGCCGATGGCTCGCTCAGGCGACCGTCTCCAACATCGACTGGAGCATCCCCAACGTGATCGTCGAGCTGGGCGCGGGCACCGGCCCGATCACCCGCGTCCTCGCCGAGAGATCCAGCCCCGTCGATCGAGTCCTGGTCGTCGAGCGCGACCCCGACTTCGCCAGGATGCTCCGCGACCGATTCGGCGGCCTGCCCAACCTGGAACTGATCGAGGGCGACGCCCGCGACCTGGCGGGCATGCTGCACGACCGAGGGATCGACCGCGTCGACCATGTCGTCTCCGGCCTGCCGACCCCCTCGCTGCCGAAGGACGTTCAGCGGGAGTTGATCCGGGTGGTCGGCCAGGTTCTCAAGCCCGAGGGCACGTTCAACCAGATCACCGAGATGCCCTGGGTGTATCGCGGCCTCTATCGCAGGCTGTTTGAGGACGTCCAGTTCCATTTCGAGCCCCGGAACTTTCCACCGGCCGGCGTCTACATCTGCCGGGGCGTTCGGCCCCCCGTCGAGGCCTTATGA
- a CDS encoding polysaccharide biosynthesis/export family protein — protein sequence MDARTPKAPSLGRATIVVGTTAALLAAQPGCSSLKSRKEADRVPIRGVIDPDQPRELEKTSMPRYVVEPPDELDVTVKPSLSDWTIGSFTVQPDGVIDLGLYGDVYVAGLTLEQIEAKVAEQLMLEALSRGQKPTEPYRVSARISNSQSKYYYVMGTVASEGAFPLKGNETVLDAILKAGLKSNSLPEKAYLSRPHPNGGPEQVLQIDWCGIKERGETLTNYQLFPGDRIVVPGTRPPSMIATLLGR from the coding sequence ATGGACGCACGGACGCCGAAGGCCCCCAGCCTCGGACGGGCGACGATCGTCGTCGGGACGACCGCAGCCTTGCTGGCCGCGCAGCCCGGCTGCTCGTCGCTGAAGTCCCGGAAAGAGGCCGACCGCGTCCCCATTCGCGGCGTAATCGACCCTGACCAGCCCCGCGAGCTGGAAAAGACGTCGATGCCCCGTTACGTCGTCGAGCCCCCCGACGAACTCGACGTGACGGTCAAACCGAGCCTCTCCGACTGGACCATCGGCTCGTTCACCGTCCAGCCTGACGGCGTGATCGACCTGGGCCTTTACGGCGACGTCTACGTCGCCGGCCTGACGCTCGAACAGATCGAGGCGAAGGTCGCCGAGCAGCTCATGCTGGAAGCCCTCAGCCGGGGCCAGAAGCCGACCGAGCCCTACCGCGTCTCGGCCCGGATCAGCAACTCGCAGAGCAAGTATTACTACGTGATGGGGACCGTCGCCTCTGAGGGCGCCTTCCCACTCAAGGGGAACGAGACGGTCCTCGACGCGATCCTCAAGGCCGGCCTCAAGTCGAACAGCCTGCCGGAGAAGGCGTATCTCTCACGCCCTCACCCCAACGGCGGCCCCGAGCAGGTCCTCCAGATCGACTGGTGCGGCATCAAGGAGCGCGGCGAGACCCTCACCAACTACCAGCTCTTCCCCGGCGACCGCATCGTCGTCCCGGGCACGCGGCCGCCCAGCATGATCGCCACGCTGCTGGGGCGTTGA